From Caminibacter mediatlanticus TB-2, the proteins below share one genomic window:
- a CDS encoding EAL domain-containing protein, with translation MLEENQIIENIFPVYQAIIDINKSSLHNNKYEIIKYEALLRSKLNNKTIYPNEILNNSNINKRDITKNMFLKILDDIKKYKINISFNISISDLLNKKLIELIYSSIDDTIENNKIAKFLTFEFIEEEEIMANKIVVKEFIKNIHMIGSKVALDDFGKGYATFGPLIEFEFDIIKLDEILVKNFLQDPKKYYLLDTLINMFNKLGIKVVAEYIERVSEFNSAQYIGCHYGQGYCIAKPQTIINYFNNNIERECLNDY, from the coding sequence ATGTTAGAAGAAAACCAAATTATTGAAAATATTTTTCCAGTATATCAAGCTATAATAGATATTAATAAAAGTTCACTACATAATAATAAATATGAAATCATTAAATATGAAGCTTTATTAAGAAGTAAACTTAATAATAAAACTATATATCCAAATGAAATTTTAAATAATAGTAACATTAATAAAAGAGATATAACAAAAAATATGTTTTTAAAAATTTTAGATGATATTAAAAAATACAAAATTAATATTTCATTTAATATATCTATCTCAGATTTATTAAATAAAAAATTAATAGAATTAATTTACAGTTCAATTGACGATACAATTGAAAATAATAAAATTGCAAAATTTTTAACATTTGAATTCATTGAAGAAGAAGAAATTATGGCAAACAAAATTGTTGTAAAAGAATTCATTAAAAATATTCATATGATAGGAAGTAAAGTGGCTTTGGATGATTTTGGAAAAGGATATGCAACTTTTGGACCATTAATAGAATTTGAATTTGATATTATAAAACTTGATGAAATATTGGTAAAAAACTTCTTACAAGATCCAAAAAAATATTATCTTTTAGATACGTTAATAAATATGTTTAATAAATTAGGAATAAAAGTTGTAGCTGAATATATTGAAAGAGTGTCAGAATTTAATTCTGCACAATATATAGGGTGTCATTATGGACAAGGTTATTGTATAGCAAAACCTCAAACAATTATAAATTATTTTAATAACAATATAGAAAGAGAATGTTTAAACGATTATTAA
- the trpA gene encoding tryptophan synthase subunit alpha, with product MKKLIAYITTAYPDKEFTIDLIHSLKENGVDGIELGIPFSDPVADGEIIQEVNKRALQNGYKINDTFYVSEKTGNIIDTYWMGYFNNFYHKGYDFMIEKAKEYNIKGFIIPDLPYEEAIEYENKFPLISFVAPTDSLDRIKTILQNPKEFIYLVAYAGITGSDKKEDLSNIIKYIKEIISTPLYIGFGVNENTAREKAKNVDGVIVGSTFVKVLLEDISNTEKIKKISQKAKIIKESIND from the coding sequence ATGAAAAAATTAATTGCTTATATAACTACTGCTTATCCTGATAAAGAATTTACAATTGATTTAATACACTCTCTAAAAGAAAATGGAGTTGATGGAATAGAACTTGGCATTCCTTTCTCTGACCCAGTAGCCGATGGAGAAATAATCCAAGAAGTTAACAAAAGAGCATTACAAAATGGCTATAAAATTAATGATACTTTTTATGTGAGTGAAAAAACAGGAAATATAATTGATACATATTGGATGGGATATTTTAATAATTTTTATCATAAAGGTTATGATTTTATGATAGAAAAAGCAAAAGAATATAATATAAAAGGATTTATTATCCCAGATTTACCATATGAAGAAGCAATAGAGTATGAAAATAAATTCCCATTAATCTCTTTTGTAGCCCCAACTGATAGTTTGGATAGAATAAAGACTATTTTACAAAACCCAAAAGAGTTTATCTATCTTGTAGCATATGCAGGAATTACAGGAAGTGATAAAAAAGAAGATTTAAGTAATATTATTAAATACATAAAGGAGATAATTTCAACTCCCCTTTATATTGGATTTGGAGTAAATGAAAACACAGCAAGAGAAAAAGCAAAAAATGTTGATGGAGTAATTGTAGGAAGTACATTTGTAAAAGTTTTACTTGAAGATATAAGTAACACTGAAAAAATTAAAAAAATCTCACAAAAGGCAAAAATTATAAAAGAATCAATTAACGACTAA
- the panB gene encoding 3-methyl-2-oxobutanoate hydroxymethyltransferase, producing the protein MKKTLNYLNKQEKLTMITAYDALFAKIFDDIVDIILVGDSLNMSFFGESDTLSATLDQMIYHTKAVCNGAKSAYIVCDMPFGSYETPKKALESAIKIYKETKADAVKLEGGVEKAETIKLLTQNAIAVVGHIGLMPQFSRSEGGYIVKGKDEESKQKLIEDAKAIEEAGAIMLVIEGVKEEVAREITEIVNIPTIGIGAGRYTKGQVLVWSDMLGFFEEFKPKFVRRYLNGAEIVRSAVNKYVDDVKMGKFPSEKEIY; encoded by the coding sequence ATGAAAAAAACTTTAAATTATTTAAATAAACAAGAAAAACTTACAATGATTACTGCTTATGACGCACTTTTTGCAAAAATTTTCGATGATATAGTAGATATTATTTTAGTAGGTGATAGTTTAAATATGAGCTTTTTTGGAGAGAGTGATACACTTAGTGCAACATTAGACCAAATGATTTATCACACTAAGGCAGTATGTAATGGTGCAAAATCAGCTTATATAGTTTGTGATATGCCTTTTGGTAGTTATGAAACACCTAAAAAAGCACTTGAAAGTGCAATAAAAATATATAAAGAAACAAAAGCTGATGCAGTTAAACTTGAAGGTGGAGTTGAAAAGGCTGAGACTATAAAATTACTTACTCAAAATGCAATAGCAGTGGTGGGTCATATAGGACTTATGCCGCAATTTAGTAGAAGTGAGGGTGGATATATTGTAAAAGGAAAAGATGAGGAGTCTAAACAAAAATTAATTGAAGATGCAAAAGCAATTGAAGAGGCTGGGGCTATTATGCTTGTAATTGAGGGTGTAAAAGAAGAAGTAGCAAGAGAGATTACAGAAATTGTAAATATTCCAACAATTGGAATAGGGGCTGGAAGATATACAAAAGGGCAAGTATTAGTATGGTCAGATATGCTTGGATTTTTTGAAGAGTTTAAGCCAAAATTTGTTAGAAGATATTTAAATGGGGCTGAGATTGTAAGAAGTGCTGTTAATAAATATGTTGATGATGTAAAAATGGGAAAATTTCCAAGTGAAAAAGAGATTTATTAA
- the ruvB gene encoding Holliday junction branch migration DNA helicase RuvB, translated as MRIVEIEKVSFEEGYEKSLRPQNLDEYIGQEQIKKNLKVFIEAAKKRNESLDHMLFFGPPGLGKTTLANIIANEMNANIKTISAPMLEKSGDLAAILTNLEEGDILFIDEIHRLKAAIEEVLYSAMEDFRLDIVIGSGPAAQTIKLDVAKFTLIGATTRAGMLSNPLRDRFGMSFRLNFYNEEELALIIKLASKKLNYEIKNDAAKEIAKRSRGTPRIALRLLKRIRDFAEVENKKIIDLKIAKYGLDELGINEYGFDELDIRFLRLLVEAKKPLGLSTIAAALSEDEDTIEEVIEPFLIANGFIEKTPKGRIATRKSYEVLQFSPVSLF; from the coding sequence TTGAGAATAGTTGAAATTGAAAAGGTAAGTTTTGAAGAAGGGTATGAGAAATCTCTTAGACCTCAAAACTTAGATGAATATATTGGGCAAGAGCAAATCAAAAAAAATTTAAAAGTATTTATTGAAGCTGCAAAAAAAAGAAATGAATCACTTGACCATATGCTTTTTTTTGGACCACCGGGGCTTGGAAAGACTACTCTTGCAAATATAATTGCAAATGAAATGAATGCTAATATTAAGACAATTTCAGCTCCTATGCTTGAAAAAAGTGGAGATTTAGCGGCAATTCTTACAAATTTAGAAGAAGGGGATATATTATTTATAGATGAAATACATCGGCTAAAAGCTGCAATAGAAGAAGTTTTATATTCAGCAATGGAAGATTTTAGACTTGATATAGTAATAGGAAGTGGTCCAGCAGCTCAAACAATAAAACTTGATGTAGCAAAATTTACTTTAATTGGTGCAACAACAAGGGCTGGTATGCTTTCAAATCCTCTAAGAGATAGATTTGGAATGAGTTTTAGACTTAATTTTTATAATGAAGAAGAATTAGCTTTAATTATAAAACTTGCAAGTAAAAAATTAAATTATGAAATAAAAAATGATGCTGCAAAAGAGATAGCTAAACGCTCTCGTGGTACTCCAAGAATTGCTTTGAGATTACTAAAAAGAATTAGAGATTTTGCTGAGGTTGAGAATAAGAAAATAATAGACTTAAAAATTGCTAAATATGGTCTTGATGAGCTTGGTATAAATGAATATGGATTTGACGAACTTGATATAAGATTTTTAAGATTATTAGTTGAAGCTAAAAAACCTCTTGGACTTTCAACAATTGCAGCTGCTTTAAGTGAAGATGAAGATACTATCGAAGAAGTGATTGAGCCATTTTTAATAGCTAATGGTTTTATAGAAAAGACACCAAAAGGTAGAATTGCAACAAGGAAAAGTTATGAAGTTTTGCAATTTTCTCCTGTTAGTCTATTTTAG
- a CDS encoding AI-2E family transporter, translated as MSFLHILTIISAYFVYLTYKPYLLDIAIASLMAIAFGKIQFLLSKYIKNKYLLASLLTVLLAVLIFGPILYFVVKVGNFLTHINFEDIKIILQKAQELLSYLPDVISKEIKMFLSDDKLQELYAKVVPIIGNVTAKSAVFFKDTFLIIIFFFFAVLYGREILEYFKKVIPLENEKLEKLFFNTSEVMSVVFYSTLLTAFLEGVLFGFIVSLYGLDFFFFSIMYAFASLIPVVGGIMMWGPVSLFLYANGNIQGAIVVAIYSIIVISIIADTFIKPLIIGFVKRIVESDTELNSMLIFFSIVAGLSSFGLWGIIIGPAITSLFISILQFYNKVNKV; from the coding sequence ATGAGTTTTTTGCATATTTTAACTATTATTAGTGCATATTTTGTTTATCTTACATATAAACCTTATCTTTTAGATATAGCCATAGCTTCACTTATGGCTATTGCTTTTGGAAAAATACAATTTTTACTATCAAAGTATATTAAAAATAAATATTTACTTGCGAGTTTATTAACTGTGTTATTAGCAGTATTAATATTTGGCCCAATTTTATATTTTGTTGTAAAAGTTGGGAATTTTCTAACACATATAAACTTTGAAGATATAAAAATAATTTTACAAAAAGCTCAGGAACTATTATCTTATTTACCAGATGTAATTTCAAAAGAGATAAAGATGTTTTTAAGTGATGATAAACTACAAGAACTTTATGCAAAAGTAGTGCCAATTATAGGTAATGTTACTGCTAAGAGTGCTGTATTTTTTAAAGATACATTTTTAATTATTATTTTTTTCTTTTTTGCTGTTTTGTATGGAAGAGAAATATTAGAATATTTTAAAAAAGTTATTCCTCTTGAAAATGAGAAATTAGAAAAATTATTTTTTAATACAAGCGAAGTTATGAGTGTTGTGTTTTATTCTACATTACTTACAGCATTTTTAGAAGGAGTTTTATTTGGTTTTATTGTAAGTTTATATGGACTTGATTTTTTCTTTTTTAGTATTATGTATGCTTTTGCTTCATTAATTCCCGTTGTGGGTGGAATTATGATGTGGGGGCCTGTAAGTTTATTTTTATATGCTAATGGTAATATACAAGGTGCAATTGTTGTTGCAATATATTCTATAATTGTTATTTCTATAATAGCTGATACTTTTATAAAACCATTAATTATTGGTTTTGTCAAGAGAATTGTTGAGAGCGATACTGAACTTAATTCAATGCTTATTTTCTTCTCAATTGTAGCAGGTCTTTCTTCATTTGGTTTATGGGGAATTATAATTGGTCCTGCTATTACTTCTTTATTTATATCAATTCTACAATTTTATAATAAAGTCAATAAAGTTTAG